From a single Nicotiana tomentosiformis chromosome 2, ASM39032v3, whole genome shotgun sequence genomic region:
- the LOC104109634 gene encoding pentatricopeptide repeat-containing protein At4g20090: MPFNTFTTKQFISSNLIPCKSFSNFTIYHFFSALSNPSHTDHEIEAAPSDSSFKVAANPKLGSPETDIKIPPFDKSSNVSSKPKLGSCETEINLPPFDSSFKVAPTPKLGSCETEMEVPISDKLFKEAPKLGSFKLGDSTFYSLVEKYANSGDFRSLEMVFDRMKSEKRVFIEKSFILVFRAYGKARFPEKAVELFDRMVDEFQCKRTVKSFNSVLNVIVQAGLYRRALDFYARVVNNSNIMPNGLSFNLVIKTMCKLRMVDRALELFREMPSWKCEPDVYTYCTLMDGLCKDDRIDEAVILLDEMQIEGCFPVPVTFNVLINGLCKKGDLARAAKLLDNMFLKGCVPNEVTYNTLIHGLCLKGKLEKAVSLLDRMVSNKYVPTDVTYGTIINGFVKQGRAGDSLQILLAMQEKGHLPNEYVYSALVSGLFKEGKPEEALKIWTEMIEKGVKPNTVVYSAFIDGLCQEGRPDEAKEILSEMIKMDCIPNAYTYCSLMKGYFKTGDSNKAIFVWKEMATSGITCNEICYSVLIHGLCQDGKLKEAMMMWKQMLGKGLVPDAVAYSSMIHGLCNAGSVDQGLRLFNEMLCRGSDSQPDVIAYNIILNALCKVDRVSLAIDLLNTMLDQGCDPDAVTCNIFLKTLNEKENVSRDVEDFLDKLVLKLYRRQRIVGASRIIEVMLQKFLYPKSSTWELIIRELCKPKKVQGAINKCWSDLFL, translated from the coding sequence ATGCCCTTTAACACTTTCACTACCAAACAGTTCATCAGCTCAAACCTAATCCCATGTAAGTCTTTCTCTAACTTCACCATTTACCACTTCTTTTCAGCTCTTTCCAACCCTTCTCATACTGACCATGAAATAGAAGCTGCCCCTTCTGATAGTTCTTTTAAAGTTGCCGCAAATCCCAAGTTGGGTTCTCCTGAAACTGACATAAAAATTCCCCCTTTTGATAAATCATCTAATGTTTCCTCAAAACCCAAGCTGGGTTCTTGTGAAACTGAAATAAATTTGCCCCCTTTTGATAGTTCATTTAAAGTTGCACCTACACCCAAGTTGGGTTCTTGTGAAACTGAGATGGAAGTACCAATTTCAGATAAGTTATTCAAAGAGGCCCCAAAGTTAGGTTCTTTTAAATTGGGTGATTCTACATTCTATTCCCTTGTCGAGAAATATGCTAATTCTGGGGACTTCAGGTCTTTGGAGATGGTTTTTGATAGAATGAAGAGCGAAAAAAGAGTCTTTATTGAGAAAAGTTTTATCTTAGTGTTTAGAGCTTATGGAAAAGCCCGTTTTCCTGAAAAAGCTGTCGAATTGTTTGATAGAATGGTGGATGAGTTTCAATGTAAACGAACCGTGAAGTCGTTTAATTCTGTTCTTAATGTGATAGTTCAGGCAGGTTTATATCGCCGTGCATTAGATTTTTATGCTCGTGTTGTAAATAATAGTAATATTATGCCGAATGGGCTTTCTTTTAATTTAGTTATTAAGACTATGTGTAAGCTTCGGATGGTCGATAGAGCTCTGGAGTTGTTCAGAGAAATGCCTTCTTGGAAATGTGAGCCGGATGTTTATACGTATTGCACTTTGATGGATGGCTTGTGCAAGGATGACCGGATTGATGAGGCGGTTATTCTTTTGGATGAAATGCAGATAGAGGGATGTTTTCCTGTTCCAGTAACATTTAATGTGTTGATTAATGGGCTTTGCAAGAAAGGTGACTTAGCTCGAGCCGCAAAGCTTTTGGATAACATGTTTCTTAAAGGGTGTGTTCCCAATGAAGTGACTTATAACACACTTATACATGGTTTGTGCCTCAAAGGTAAGTTGGAGAAAGCTGTTAGTTTATTGGATAGAATGGTGTCAAATAAGTATGTCCCGACTGATGTAACCTATGGAACTATTATCAATGGATTCGTTAAGCAAGGAAGAGCAGGTGACAGCCTGCAGATCTTGTTGGCAATGCAAGAGAAAGGGCATCTGCCAAATGAATATGTCTACTCAGCGCTAGTTAGTGGGTTGTTTAAAGAGGGAAAACCTGAAGAGGCGCTAAAAATATGGACGGAAatgatagaaaagggagtgaagcCTAATACAGTtgtttattctgcttttatagaTGGCTTGTGTCAAGAAGGCAGACCTGACGAAGCTAAGGAGATCCTTTCTGAGATGATTAAAATGGATTGCATTCCTAATGCTTACACTTACTGCTCTCTGATGAAAGGGTACTTTAAAACCGGTGACAGCAACAAGGCTATATTTGTATGGAAAGAAATGGCGACCAGTGGTATCACATGTAATGAAATATGCTACAGTGTACTCATCCACGGATTGTGTCAAGACGGGAAGCTCAAAGAGGCTATGATGATGTGGAAGCAAATGTTAGGAAAAGGATTGGTCCCTGATGCCGTGGCTTATAGTTCAATGATTCACGGCCTTTGCAATGCTGGGTCTGTGGATCAGGGATTGAGACTTTTCAATGAGATGCTATGTAGAGGATCTGATTCTCAGCCTGATGTAATAGCATATAACATAATTCTTAATGCTTTATGCAAGGTGGATAGAGTTTCTCTAGCAATTGATCTTTTGAATACTATGTTGGATCAAGGTTGTGATCCCGACGCAGTTACatgtaatattttcttgaaaactttaaatgaaaaagaaaatgtaTCCCGAGACGTGGAAGACTTCCTGGATAAGCTGGTGCTGAAACTGTACAGGCGACAGAGAATTGTAGGAGCTTCAAGAATTATAGAAGTGATGCTTCAAAAATTTCTTTATCCCAAGTCCTCTACTTGGGAACTGATTATTCGAGAACTCTGCAAACCAAAGAAGGTTCAAGGAGCTATTAACAAGTGTTGGAGTGATCTTTTCCTATGA